The Lactobacillus acidophilus DNA segment TGTATTCTTATCATCAGGATAAGAGCTATCATTAATCGCAATCTCACGTAAGTTATCCTCCATTGGCTCGAAATGGAATTGCAGACCAACGATGTTGTTCCCTAATAAGAAACCTTGGTTTTCAAGCAAGTCACTTGAGAACAACAATTTTCCACCTTCAGGAATTGAAAACATTTGTTGGTGCCAATGTAGTGCCTCTAGCTTATCTGGAATTCCTGGAATTTCATGATTCTTCAAATATACTGGCGCCCAACCTACTTCCTTATATTGTGCATCTGAAATAGTACCACCAAAGGCCATAGAAATTTGTTGTGCACCAAAGCATGCACCAAACATTGGCTTATGTTCTTTAGCTAATTCCTTAATTAATTCTCTTTCTTGATGAATCCATGGAAAGTCGTCATTAGGACTCATTGGTCCGCCTAGAATTACTAACATATCAGTTTCTTCAGCAGTTGGTAATTTACCAAAAGTTGCTGGATGATAAACATAAAATTCCGCATTATGTTCATTAGCCCATTTTTCAATTGAACCAGGTCCTTCATTAGGCGTATGTTGTAAAACGTTGATTCTCAA contains these protein-coding regions:
- a CDS encoding type 1 glutamine amidotransferase — its product is MRINVLQHTPNEGPGSIEKWANEHNAEFYVYHPATFGKLPTAEETDMLVILGGPMSPNDDFPWIHQERELIKELAKEHKPMFGACFGAQQISMAFGGTISDAQYKEVGWAPVYLKNHEIPGIPDKLEALHWHQQMFSIPEGGKLLFSSDLLENQGFLLGNNIVGLQFHFEPMEDNLREIAINDSSYPDDKNTLKQNASEIIAHGVPAENKDVMFAILDYINK